In Desulfomonile tiedjei, the following proteins share a genomic window:
- a CDS encoding NADPH:quinone reductase: MKAIRVHEFGDPEVMRLEEIPDLTPGRGQVVVSVKAAGVNPVDTYIRSGLYARRPELPYTPGTDAAGTVESVGEGVNRVSVGDRVYTAGTLSGVYAAAALCEESQVHPLPDHVTFQQGAAMGVPYGVAFRALFHRAVARPGETVLVHGATGGVGIAAVQLARAAGMTVIGSGGTTEGLELALQQGAHHVVNHRDADHLEQVSHLNRGRGVDVIIELLANVNLGQDLKFLDMGGRVVVIGSRGTVEIDPRDAMSRDASILGLVLFNASERELATIHAGLVAGLENRTLRPVISQEMPLADAPRAHKAVMESHTYGKIVLFP; encoded by the coding sequence ATGAAGGCGATCAGAGTTCACGAATTCGGAGATCCCGAGGTCATGCGATTGGAGGAGATTCCCGATTTGACACCGGGGCGAGGGCAGGTGGTTGTGTCCGTTAAGGCGGCCGGAGTTAACCCGGTGGACACGTACATCAGGTCGGGCCTGTACGCCAGACGGCCCGAGTTGCCCTACACTCCCGGCACTGACGCTGCCGGGACGGTGGAATCGGTGGGTGAAGGCGTCAACCGAGTATCTGTGGGAGACAGGGTCTATACCGCCGGAACGCTTAGCGGGGTTTATGCGGCGGCGGCTCTTTGCGAGGAATCCCAGGTACATCCTCTGCCGGACCACGTGACCTTTCAGCAAGGGGCAGCAATGGGCGTCCCGTACGGCGTCGCTTTCCGCGCTTTGTTTCATAGGGCCGTGGCCAGGCCTGGCGAAACGGTCTTAGTCCACGGCGCCACTGGCGGAGTGGGAATCGCGGCTGTTCAGTTGGCGAGGGCGGCAGGGATGACGGTTATAGGTTCCGGGGGGACAACCGAGGGTCTGGAACTGGCTTTGCAGCAAGGGGCGCATCATGTGGTCAATCACCGTGACGCTGACCATCTGGAACAGGTCAGTCATCTGAACCGCGGCCGCGGGGTGGATGTAATTATCGAGCTGCTTGCCAATGTGAACCTCGGCCAGGATTTGAAATTCCTTGACATGGGCGGTCGTGTAGTTGTCATCGGCAGCCGCGGCACCGTGGAAATCGACCCACGCGATGCAATGAGCCGCGACGCTTCCATTCTGGGCCTGGTCCTTTTCAATGCCTCGGAACGTGAGCTGGCTACGATTCACGCGGGGCTGGTCGCTGGTTTGGAAAACCGCACCCTCCGGCCGGTGATAAGCCAAGAAATGCCTCTAGCCGATGCGCCCCGGGCACACAAAGCTGTGATGGAATCACATACGTACGGAAAGATAGTCTTGTTCCCATAA
- a CDS encoding iron-sulfur cluster-binding protein — protein MNHSTSSIPFRENAVKALSNSALRGAMRNATETFAIKRADAVAALPLEELREEASELRLHVLNNLSEYVDRFEMNAVRAGAKVHRAKDSEAARGIIASILQDHGIGRVVKSKSMVSEEIHLNDYLQEVGITVVETDLGEYIIQIAGEGPSHIIVPAIHKDRRQVGQLFAEKLGCEYSDDPAVLTGVAKKILREEFLSAKAGISGANFAVAESGSIVLFTNEGNGRMCTSLPPLHIAVLSIEKIIPSLADLPKFIRLLPRSATGQTITSYLSVLTGSRKPGESTGAQEMHIVLLDNGRSELVSGEYREMFKCIRCGACLNACPVYRVVGGHAYGSTYPGPMGIVLTALLEGMERAKSLLDATTLCGACGDVCPVKVPLPRLLRLLRERRVEQGLTPRLEQNAMAGFGRVVEKPFLFHLGQIAGHVFWPAVKKFGPGDAVGRMPRPVSRTFRERFA, from the coding sequence ATGAACCATTCCACATCGAGCATCCCTTTTCGAGAAAACGCGGTGAAGGCGCTGAGCAATTCGGCCCTACGGGGTGCGATGCGCAACGCTACCGAAACCTTTGCAATAAAGAGGGCTGACGCTGTTGCCGCTCTGCCACTTGAGGAATTGCGTGAAGAGGCTTCTGAACTGCGCCTGCATGTCCTGAACAATCTCTCCGAATATGTTGATCGCTTCGAAATGAATGCCGTTCGAGCCGGAGCCAAAGTCCACAGGGCCAAGGATTCCGAAGCGGCTAGGGGCATCATAGCCTCCATACTTCAAGACCATGGGATCGGACGAGTCGTCAAATCAAAGTCCATGGTCAGCGAAGAGATCCACCTTAACGACTATCTTCAAGAGGTAGGAATCACGGTGGTGGAAACGGACCTCGGCGAGTACATAATTCAGATCGCAGGGGAGGGGCCTTCGCATATCATTGTTCCCGCGATCCACAAGGATCGCCGACAAGTGGGGCAGCTTTTTGCCGAAAAGTTGGGATGCGAGTATTCCGATGACCCAGCTGTTCTCACCGGAGTAGCCAAGAAGATCCTCAGAGAGGAATTCCTCTCGGCAAAGGCCGGAATTTCAGGCGCCAATTTCGCTGTGGCGGAATCAGGCAGCATCGTTCTTTTTACAAATGAAGGGAACGGCCGAATGTGCACCTCGTTGCCTCCTCTTCATATAGCCGTTCTGTCCATCGAAAAGATTATCCCGTCACTCGCGGATCTGCCTAAATTCATCCGCTTGCTGCCTCGATCAGCCACCGGTCAAACAATCACCAGCTACCTTTCCGTGCTGACCGGATCGAGGAAACCCGGCGAATCCACCGGCGCTCAAGAGATGCACATTGTCTTGCTTGACAATGGCCGCTCGGAGCTTGTCTCGGGCGAATATCGCGAGATGTTCAAGTGCATCAGATGCGGGGCGTGTTTGAATGCCTGCCCGGTCTATCGCGTGGTGGGCGGACATGCGTACGGCTCCACTTACCCCGGACCCATGGGGATCGTATTGACGGCCTTGCTCGAAGGCATGGAACGAGCCAAGAGCCTCTTGGATGCTACTACCCTCTGCGGCGCGTGCGGCGATGTTTGCCCGGTTAAGGTGCCGTTACCTCGACTCCTGCGCCTTTTGAGAGAGCGCAGAGTGGAACAGGGCCTGACCCCGAGGCTTGAACAAAACGCAATGGCCGGCTTCGGAAGGGTGGTCGAAAAGCCTTTCCTTTTCCACCTGGGACAGATTGCCGGACACGTGTTTTGGCCCGCTGTGAAGAAGTTCGGACCCGGTGATGCTGTCGGCCGTATGCCTCGGCCCGTTTCAAGGACCTTCAGGGAGAGATTTGCATGA
- a CDS encoding (Fe-S)-binding protein: MRIQLFGTCLIDTMFPETGEATVRLLRHFGVEIGYPDGQTCCGKPADSGGYSRESKKAAEHFISVFDRTEGPIIIPSGSCASMVKNHYPELFKDDERMRQKAEAIAGRTHELSQFLVHVLKVHEAGLSGTGRITYHASCQLTRELGVLEEPMLLLQSLNGAEFVDLPHSDRCCGFGGIFMAKLPEVSMALADEKVDTILSTGADTVTGCDHGCLMNIADAVKRRGSAVRVKHIAAVLAEGLK, encoded by the coding sequence GTGCGGATTCAACTGTTTGGCACATGCCTGATAGACACGATGTTTCCGGAAACAGGAGAGGCCACGGTCCGCCTACTCCGGCACTTCGGAGTCGAAATAGGCTACCCCGACGGACAGACTTGCTGCGGCAAACCCGCGGATAGCGGCGGGTATAGCCGTGAGTCCAAAAAAGCCGCGGAGCACTTCATTTCCGTTTTCGACCGAACTGAAGGCCCTATCATTATTCCATCCGGCTCCTGCGCTTCCATGGTGAAAAACCATTATCCGGAACTGTTCAAAGACGACGAACGAATGCGGCAAAAGGCCGAAGCCATAGCCGGCCGCACTCATGAATTGAGTCAATTCCTCGTCCATGTTCTCAAGGTCCATGAAGCAGGCCTGTCCGGAACAGGCAGGATCACATACCACGCATCCTGTCAGCTCACGCGGGAGCTTGGAGTCCTAGAAGAGCCGATGCTACTCTTGCAGTCCCTCAACGGCGCGGAGTTTGTTGATCTCCCACACTCGGATCGTTGTTGCGGTTTTGGAGGGATTTTCATGGCTAAGCTACCCGAGGTATCAATGGCCCTGGCCGACGAAAAGGTGGACACAATACTTAGCACTGGAGCCGACACAGTGACCGGCTGCGACCACGGTTGTCTCATGAACATCGCCGATGCCGTCAAGCGCCGTGGCAGTGCGGTTCGTGTCAAACATATTGCCGCGGTGCTTGCGGAGGGTTTGAAATGA
- a CDS encoding AAA family ATPase, which produces MGANNLLVTGPPRCGKSTLIEAVVSKIRRPLTGFFTREILEKGRRTGFKIVTLDGREGILAHDKIKGRLRVGRYGLNLHDLDAVAVPSMIPSTPDEIVVIDEIGKMECYSPLFRRTLIETLDSSNMVIGSIAMKGSAFIEEIKRRGDVRLFVVSEGTRDSLVSSLVAIIENLPTDSA; this is translated from the coding sequence AAAGTCAACGCTGATCGAAGCGGTTGTCAGCAAAATCCGCAGGCCGTTGACGGGGTTCTTTACGCGAGAGATTTTGGAGAAGGGACGGCGGACCGGTTTCAAGATAGTCACCCTGGACGGGAGAGAAGGGATTCTGGCCCACGACAAGATCAAGGGCCGTCTTCGGGTTGGGCGGTATGGATTGAACCTCCACGACCTGGATGCCGTCGCGGTCCCGTCGATGATTCCATCAACACCGGATGAAATTGTGGTGATAGACGAAATAGGCAAGATGGAGTGCTATTCGCCGCTGTTCCGCAGGACACTGATCGAAACGCTTGATTCTTCCAACATGGTCATCGGTTCCATAGCGATGAAAGGCAGCGCTTTCATTGAAGAGATCAAACGCCGGGGAGACGTTCGGCTTTTTGTAGTCTCTGAGGGCACCCGAGACTCGTTGGTCTCTTCCCTGGTCGCAATTATAGAAAACCTCCCGACAGATTCCGCTTGA
- a CDS encoding sugar phosphate isomerase/epimerase, with amino-acid sequence MLYGAMNFPVRPVMEELEVIASLGFDYLELTMDPPQAHHTVIAQQRDEIAEALQRNKMSLVCHLPTFLSTADLSEQVRNTALQEMLDSLDVAATLNPLKVVVHPSYVMGLGVFVVDQVRQYGLNSLAALVARADELGLCLCLENMFPRTNSLVQPNDFAGILPMFPTLKMTLDTGHANIGSNRGNRCVSFVGKFPDRIEHVHVSDNFGKDDNHLPVGAGTVDFPRIIKALQGIGYDRTVTFEIFSRDRDYLKISREKFIAMCETC; translated from the coding sequence ATGCTGTACGGCGCAATGAATTTCCCGGTGCGGCCGGTTATGGAAGAACTGGAGGTGATTGCTTCTCTGGGTTTCGATTACCTCGAACTGACTATGGATCCCCCACAAGCTCACCATACCGTCATTGCGCAGCAACGAGACGAGATAGCCGAAGCACTCCAGCGAAACAAAATGAGTTTGGTTTGCCACCTCCCCACTTTCCTTTCGACCGCGGACCTCTCTGAACAGGTCAGAAACACGGCCCTGCAAGAGATGCTCGATTCGCTGGACGTGGCAGCGACGCTCAATCCGCTCAAAGTAGTGGTTCATCCCAGCTATGTCATGGGACTGGGCGTGTTTGTAGTGGATCAGGTAAGGCAATATGGCTTGAACAGTCTTGCCGCTCTGGTCGCCAGGGCCGACGAACTGGGACTATGCCTATGCCTGGAGAACATGTTCCCGCGAACCAACTCTCTCGTGCAGCCCAATGACTTCGCCGGTATCCTGCCGATGTTCCCTACGTTGAAAATGACTCTGGATACGGGCCACGCGAATATCGGGAGCAACCGCGGGAACAGGTGCGTTTCGTTTGTCGGCAAATTCCCGGATCGTATCGAACATGTTCATGTCAGCGACAATTTCGGCAAAGACGACAACCATCTCCCTGTGGGCGCGGGCACCGTAGATTTTCCAAGGATTATCAAAGCATTACAAGGCATAGGCTATGACCGGACCGTGACCTTTGAGATCTTCTCCCGCGACAGAGATTACCTGAAGATAAGCCGGGAGAAGTTCATTGCCATGTGCGAGACCTGCTAA
- a CDS encoding TRAP transporter small permease subunit: protein MKKFVRAVDAFNEFFGKYVALLIVPLVLVVTYEVILRKIFHSPTVWAFEMTVYLYGAHFLLGAAYTYLHDRHVRVDILSSRLPVKAQLWLSILTFFVIFVPFVGGLSWSTLLYASHSVAMNEHSWSAWKPPLYIYKCVMPLGFIMLFMQGVAHFIRDVYRLKGEEI, encoded by the coding sequence ATGAAAAAGTTCGTCCGCGCTGTGGACGCATTCAACGAGTTCTTCGGCAAATACGTGGCCTTGCTGATCGTACCTCTTGTCCTCGTTGTCACGTACGAGGTCATCCTCCGTAAGATATTTCATTCACCGACGGTTTGGGCTTTTGAGATGACGGTGTATCTGTACGGCGCACATTTCCTACTCGGCGCGGCATATACCTACCTCCACGATCGGCACGTTCGAGTCGACATTCTGTCTTCGAGGTTGCCCGTCAAGGCCCAGCTATGGCTGTCTATCCTGACATTCTTCGTCATCTTTGTGCCTTTTGTGGGCGGCCTGAGTTGGTCGACGTTGCTGTATGCCAGTCACTCCGTTGCCATGAACGAACATAGCTGGAGCGCATGGAAGCCGCCTCTGTACATTTACAAATGCGTAATGCCTCTGGGCTTTATCATGCTGTTCATGCAAGGCGTGGCCCACTTTATCCGCGACGTCTACAGGCTGAAAGGGGAAGAAATATGA
- a CDS encoding endonuclease V yields MIAALDVCYHKEFAVAACVIFEEWDSERTVRSIKEPMAEVKPYEPGSFYKRELPCLLELLRHVEVRLEAVIVDGYVWLGPEYSPGLGAHLYWALEGKVAVIGVAKSPFKGAPNAHKVLRGRSTRPLYVTSAEIDPTEAARKVEAMHGSHRIPTLLKMVDRLCRTFR; encoded by the coding sequence ATGATTGCCGCTCTGGATGTTTGCTACCATAAGGAATTCGCGGTGGCCGCGTGCGTCATTTTCGAGGAATGGGATTCGGAGAGGACTGTCCGGTCCATTAAGGAACCAATGGCCGAAGTGAAGCCATACGAACCGGGAAGCTTCTACAAACGGGAGCTGCCATGTTTGTTGGAGCTGCTGCGCCATGTTGAAGTGAGACTGGAAGCGGTTATTGTCGATGGGTACGTTTGGCTGGGCCCTGAATACAGCCCGGGCCTCGGTGCGCATCTTTATTGGGCACTGGAGGGAAAAGTCGCGGTGATCGGAGTGGCAAAGAGTCCTTTCAAGGGTGCGCCGAATGCCCACAAGGTCCTGCGTGGAAGAAGCACCCGGCCGCTGTACGTTACCTCCGCGGAGATTGACCCCACGGAAGCGGCAAGAAAGGTCGAGGCCATGCACGGATCGCATCGGATCCCGACATTGCTCAAAATGGTTGACCGGTTGTGCCGCACTTTTCGATGA
- a CDS encoding TRAP transporter large permease subunit, with the protein MSPEFVALAMFGALFLALFSGHPLAFSLGGVAVFFGLIGWGGSPDQVFSLFTNKTYGVMDEYVLVAVPLFIFMAQMLDVAGIAEALFNTMHVLWGPVRGGLAIAVLMVCVVFAASTGVVGATEVAIGLIAVPNLLKRGYDIPMTAGAICAGGTLGILIPPSIMLVIYGSLTNLSVGKLFAAAYFPGFLLATLYIAYVAIRCGLNPEMGPPLPPEERMHTIRQKSWMVLTTLLPPVFLIAMVLGSLVIGVATTTEAAGLGAVGATILAIAYRKLTWAAIVDASVATLKITSMVMILFVGGNAFQSVFMGLGGGDAVAEVLLGFQASPYVVLFLMMGIIFFLGCVIDWLGILLIVTPIFGPVAQELGFDPLWFGTLICVNLQMAFLTPPFGYSLFYLRGIAPPEMTIEKIYKGVVPFICLQWVGLLACIFYPPLIMWLPKVVFGE; encoded by the coding sequence ATGAGTCCCGAATTCGTAGCTCTTGCAATGTTCGGCGCCCTCTTTCTGGCCCTGTTTTCGGGTCATCCCCTGGCCTTTTCCTTGGGTGGGGTGGCCGTTTTCTTCGGCCTCATAGGCTGGGGCGGCTCACCGGATCAGGTTTTTTCGCTGTTCACAAACAAAACGTATGGCGTCATGGATGAATACGTCCTGGTCGCTGTTCCGTTGTTCATTTTTATGGCCCAGATGCTCGATGTCGCGGGGATTGCCGAGGCGCTGTTCAATACCATGCACGTGTTATGGGGGCCTGTGCGAGGAGGCCTCGCGATAGCCGTCCTCATGGTCTGCGTGGTGTTCGCGGCGTCCACTGGGGTGGTCGGAGCGACCGAAGTGGCCATCGGCCTCATCGCCGTGCCTAATCTGCTGAAACGTGGATACGACATACCCATGACAGCGGGAGCCATTTGCGCAGGGGGAACGCTAGGCATTCTCATCCCGCCTTCCATCATGCTCGTGATCTACGGCAGTTTGACCAACCTATCAGTTGGGAAGCTGTTTGCCGCGGCCTATTTCCCGGGATTTCTCCTGGCAACTTTGTACATCGCCTACGTCGCTATCCGGTGCGGACTCAACCCCGAGATGGGGCCTCCTCTGCCGCCTGAAGAACGCATGCACACCATCAGGCAGAAATCATGGATGGTCCTCACTACGCTTCTCCCTCCCGTGTTTCTCATTGCGATGGTGCTTGGGAGCCTCGTGATCGGCGTTGCCACCACCACGGAAGCCGCGGGGCTCGGCGCGGTGGGAGCCACGATTCTTGCCATAGCCTACCGGAAATTGACTTGGGCGGCGATCGTGGACGCGTCTGTGGCCACTTTGAAGATCACCTCCATGGTCATGATCCTTTTCGTGGGAGGAAACGCTTTCCAATCCGTGTTCATGGGGTTGGGCGGCGGTGACGCGGTTGCAGAGGTGCTCCTGGGTTTCCAGGCCAGTCCGTACGTGGTCCTATTCCTGATGATGGGCATTATTTTCTTCCTCGGATGCGTCATCGACTGGCTGGGCATCCTGCTCATCGTAACGCCTATCTTCGGACCTGTGGCTCAGGAATTGGGTTTTGATCCGTTGTGGTTCGGCACTCTGATCTGTGTTAATCTTCAGATGGCGTTCCTGACGCCTCCGTTCGGCTATTCTCTCTTCTACCTTCGAGGGATAGCGCCGCCGGAAATGACCATAGAGAAGATATACAAGGGCGTCGTCCCCTTTATATGTTTGCAGTGGGTAGGGCTTCTTGCCTGCATCTTCTACCCCCCTCTCATCATGTGGCTGCCCAAGGTCGTATTCGGTGAATAA
- the dctP gene encoding TRAP transporter substrate-binding protein DctP, with product MKRFALALVVLLTALAFGVTATNSFAQEKKPEKKIEKFGEDQRFKEWKGKKWTTSDKKFTWRASDPWGGLLFHDFLVHFADSVRAASGGRLDIKVFQTGAIVPAMETFDAVSKGTLDCGHAWSGYWKGKNEAFVAFASVPFGLDVEGFNIWYYERGGAKMLNDLYAPYNMVSFFCGNSGQELGIHSNKKAMKMEDFKGMKLRTVGWYQDILNLLGANVTPLPGPEIYLALERGVIDGCEFSSPAINLPQGFHDITKFVIEPGVHQPSCQTDIFINKKKWDELPDDLKAIVEICAKETQLWSTPWIENLNVEAIEKMGKKVEYVQMDDATIIEFAKTSKKYLDDLSAKNADVKKVLDSQEKFKKDFAQWRKMRGGVAPWPIDDVIKGKLYQ from the coding sequence ATGAAAAGATTTGCATTGGCACTGGTTGTACTGTTGACAGCGTTGGCGTTTGGCGTAACGGCAACCAATTCGTTTGCCCAGGAAAAAAAACCGGAAAAAAAGATCGAGAAATTCGGCGAAGACCAGAGATTTAAAGAGTGGAAGGGCAAGAAATGGACCACATCCGACAAAAAATTCACGTGGCGAGCGAGCGACCCCTGGGGTGGCCTGCTCTTCCATGATTTCCTGGTCCATTTCGCGGACAGCGTGAGGGCTGCGAGCGGTGGGCGATTGGACATCAAGGTTTTCCAGACCGGCGCGATTGTCCCGGCCATGGAAACGTTTGACGCTGTGTCAAAAGGCACCCTGGATTGCGGCCATGCCTGGTCAGGTTACTGGAAAGGGAAAAACGAGGCCTTCGTGGCCTTTGCTTCAGTTCCATTCGGCCTGGATGTAGAGGGCTTTAACATTTGGTACTACGAGCGTGGCGGAGCCAAGATGTTGAACGACCTGTACGCCCCTTACAATATGGTCTCCTTCTTCTGTGGCAATTCCGGTCAAGAACTCGGCATTCATTCGAACAAAAAGGCCATGAAGATGGAAGACTTCAAGGGGATGAAACTCAGGACGGTGGGCTGGTACCAGGACATCCTGAACCTGCTTGGCGCCAATGTCACCCCGCTTCCCGGGCCTGAAATCTACCTGGCTCTGGAAAGAGGCGTGATTGACGGCTGCGAATTCAGCAGTCCTGCAATCAACCTTCCGCAGGGGTTCCACGATATCACGAAATTCGTGATCGAGCCGGGTGTGCACCAGCCGAGTTGCCAGACCGACATCTTCATTAACAAGAAGAAATGGGATGAACTTCCGGACGATCTAAAAGCGATCGTTGAGATCTGTGCAAAAGAAACCCAACTCTGGTCCACACCCTGGATCGAAAACCTGAACGTCGAGGCCATTGAGAAGATGGGCAAGAAGGTGGAATACGTTCAGATGGACGATGCCACCATCATCGAATTCGCCAAAACGAGCAAGAAGTACCTGGATGACCTGTCCGCCAAGAATGCTGATGTGAAAAAAGTCTTGGATTCGCAAGAGAAGTTCAAGAAGGACTTCGCTCAGTGGCGCAAAATGCGCGGCGGCGTTGCTCCCTGGCCTATTGATGATGTGATCAAGGGAAAGCTTTATCAATAG
- a CDS encoding lactate utilization protein: MNREEIVALFMENAAKIAAQPIRVGDNDEFHDALAEALGEGDSVFCPGLTEKEKAIQIPSEKRTEDYASASVCVDEADAGIAETGSLVFSSKTGRPVQAGLLPVHHVAIVSAENIYETLEDYFSAVGNSPPTNITLETGPSRTADIELTLTIGVHGPGRLTVIVF; this comes from the coding sequence ATGAATCGCGAAGAAATTGTGGCCCTTTTCATGGAGAATGCCGCCAAGATTGCAGCCCAGCCGATTCGGGTGGGCGACAACGACGAGTTTCACGACGCCTTGGCTGAAGCCCTGGGCGAAGGCGACTCGGTGTTTTGTCCCGGCCTCACCGAAAAAGAAAAAGCCATTCAGATTCCATCGGAAAAACGCACTGAGGACTATGCTTCAGCTTCCGTCTGCGTCGATGAGGCAGACGCCGGGATAGCGGAAACGGGAAGCCTGGTCTTCTCCAGTAAAACGGGGAGGCCGGTTCAAGCCGGCTTGCTGCCTGTGCATCACGTAGCGATTGTTTCCGCGGAGAATATCTACGAAACCCTAGAGGACTACTTTTCTGCCGTCGGCAATTCTCCTCCAACCAATATCACATTGGAAACAGGTCCGAGCAGAACAGCGGACATCGAGCTGACCCTCACCATAGGAGTCCACGGCCCCGGCCGACTCACGGTGATCGTTTTTTGA
- a CDS encoding cytidylate kinase family protein, giving the protein MNILTVSRLVGSYGDEVAAKVAEKMSLEFVGRNGLHELAMTCDPEYSDACGLYETEHGPGFFERLFFDRPSYKSLFEALTFEQAGRGNVVIVGRGAQVVLHDLPGVFCVHVVAPREIRIERVEQRLACSREEAEHYLDKYDRERANIIKAVFGRDPDDWSLYDLVLNTAHFTPDSATDVVLQAMSGMNKVSDQEAVREQFKRLGVAKRIEALVRKKLTSAVAHNVEIVPEPGGVMRLTGRIREKADKAKVEKIAAEYPGVIKVENELKVTELSFGV; this is encoded by the coding sequence ATGAACATACTGACCGTATCGAGGCTCGTCGGCTCGTATGGAGACGAAGTCGCCGCGAAAGTGGCGGAAAAGATGAGCCTGGAATTTGTCGGCCGCAACGGTTTGCACGAGCTGGCCATGACCTGCGACCCGGAATACAGCGACGCGTGCGGACTGTATGAGACGGAACACGGGCCGGGTTTCTTTGAACGGCTCTTCTTTGATAGACCCTCTTACAAGAGTCTTTTCGAGGCGTTGACCTTCGAGCAGGCCGGCCGCGGCAACGTGGTGATCGTAGGTCGCGGGGCCCAAGTAGTGTTGCATGACCTGCCAGGGGTTTTCTGCGTCCATGTCGTGGCCCCGCGAGAGATCAGAATCGAGCGGGTCGAGCAAAGGCTCGCCTGTTCCAGAGAAGAGGCCGAGCACTACCTGGACAAGTACGACCGAGAGCGGGCCAATATTATCAAAGCTGTCTTTGGAAGAGACCCCGATGATTGGTCTCTCTACGATTTGGTCCTCAACACGGCCCACTTCACGCCTGATTCTGCTACGGATGTGGTACTTCAGGCAATGAGCGGGATGAACAAAGTCTCCGATCAGGAAGCAGTCAGAGAGCAATTCAAGAGGCTCGGTGTGGCCAAAAGGATCGAGGCGCTCGTCCGCAAAAAGCTCACTTCCGCTGTGGCACACAATGTTGAGATTGTTCCCGAGCCCGGTGGCGTCATGCGACTTACAGGCCGAATTCGAGAAAAAGCTGACAAAGCGAAGGTCGAAAAGATCGCAGCGGAATACCCTGGTGTCATTAAAGTGGAAAACGAGCTGAAGGTGACTGAACTCAGCTTCGGAGTTTGA